A stretch of Aureispira sp. CCB-E DNA encodes these proteins:
- a CDS encoding T9SS type A sorting domain-containing protein produces the protein MKKNFNLLWALIVSYLWGINLVNGQTASLLGGEISYECIGVNTYQVSLNVYADCSGADLPDSISLNWSGACQGLNAGVLLMPKAAGSPVDVTSSIFGGASGSSCNGGTGTRGVEHYSYIDTLVIPATCSMINLSWQSCCRSDSLTSINDPDTTLFYLETEIKNFSIPCNTSPFFMNPPIIGACANWSSTYNQGAVDPDGDSLRFSLIPCLQDSNQTVNYNSGYSGTAPLGATNPVSIDTQTGQINYTASIQQASMFCVLVEEVRNGLVIGSTIREIAIVSLNCSTNNIPIITGIDSTNNFDTTILVGQTLCFDIHGEDLDTSQQLTMTWNNAIAGATFTIDTTNNPIGTFCWTPTVQDTGVHTFWVEVNDHAMPVPGVEVKGFTIQVNTTVGTDAIKTSSKNTFNVYPNPASNTIQITFDFPSNRETLKWKIVDTQGKVVKEETTIGKGNLTVDVQSLATGLYSIIATNNQGVFYEEKLIVR, from the coding sequence ATGAAAAAGAATTTTAACCTTCTTTGGGCATTAATTGTAAGCTATTTATGGGGAATAAATCTTGTTAATGGACAAACAGCAAGCCTATTAGGAGGAGAAATATCTTACGAATGTATAGGAGTAAATACCTATCAAGTTTCCTTAAATGTGTATGCCGATTGTTCGGGTGCTGATCTACCCGATTCTATATCTTTAAACTGGTCGGGTGCTTGCCAAGGATTGAATGCAGGAGTACTTTTGATGCCCAAAGCAGCAGGCTCACCTGTGGATGTAACTAGTTCTATATTTGGGGGTGCTAGTGGAAGTTCTTGTAATGGAGGAACAGGAACTAGAGGAGTAGAGCACTATTCATATATAGATACGCTTGTTATTCCTGCTACTTGCTCCATGATTAATCTTAGTTGGCAAAGCTGCTGTCGCAGCGATAGTTTAACATCTATAAATGATCCAGATACTACGCTATTTTATTTAGAAACGGAAATAAAAAATTTTTCTATTCCATGCAATACATCTCCTTTTTTTATGAATCCTCCTATTATTGGGGCTTGTGCTAATTGGTCATCAACCTACAATCAAGGTGCTGTAGATCCTGATGGTGATAGTTTGAGATTTTCTCTGATTCCTTGTCTTCAAGATTCTAATCAAACGGTTAATTATAACTCAGGCTATAGCGGAACAGCTCCTTTGGGGGCGACTAATCCTGTTTCTATTGATACGCAAACAGGGCAAATTAATTATACCGCATCAATACAACAGGCAAGTATGTTTTGTGTTTTGGTTGAAGAGGTACGAAATGGGCTTGTCATTGGTTCTACAATACGAGAAATAGCGATTGTTAGTTTAAATTGCTCTACTAATAACATTCCTATTATAACAGGAATAGACAGTACGAATAATTTTGATACCACGATACTAGTTGGTCAAACACTTTGTTTTGATATACATGGAGAAGATTTGGATACAAGCCAACAGTTGACCATGACATGGAACAACGCTATAGCAGGAGCAACATTTACGATTGATACAACCAACAATCCTATAGGAACATTTTGTTGGACACCAACGGTTCAAGATACAGGGGTACATACCTTTTGGGTGGAAGTCAACGACCATGCAATGCCAGTTCCTGGGGTAGAGGTTAAGGGATTTACAATTCAAGTCAATACAACGGTAGGGACGGATGCAATTAAAACCAGTTCCAAGAATACCTTCAATGTGTATCCCAATCCAGCTAGTAACACTATTCAAATAACTTTCGATTTTCCAAGCAACAGAGAAACGCTGAAATGGAAAATTGTGGATACGCAAGGCAAGGTTGTTAAGGAAGAAACGACGATAGGAAAGGGAAATTTAACAGTAGATGTACAAAGTTTAGCAACAGGTTTGTATTCTATTATAGCAACCAACAATCAAGGAGTATTTTATGAAGAAAAGTTGATCGTTCGATAA
- a CDS encoding hotdog fold thioesterase: protein MKIWKQSFTLEGLDNMSANTLSETFDIKFVEFGDNYLIAEMPVTNKNVQPMRILHGGASVALAETVGSIASVLCLDDPTTNHPVGLDINANHLRSVPEGGKVQAKVTPIHLGKKTHVWHIDITNEAGKMVCVSRLTMMIRKARI, encoded by the coding sequence ATGAAAATCTGGAAACAATCGTTTACCTTAGAAGGCTTGGACAATATGTCCGCTAATACTCTATCCGAAACCTTTGATATCAAATTTGTAGAGTTTGGTGATAATTATTTGATAGCAGAAATGCCTGTCACAAATAAAAATGTACAACCTATGCGCATTTTACACGGTGGAGCCTCTGTTGCACTAGCAGAAACTGTTGGAAGTATTGCCTCTGTCCTTTGTTTGGACGACCCTACAACAAATCATCCCGTAGGGTTAGACATCAACGCCAATCATTTGCGCTCTGTTCCCGAAGGAGGGAAAGTCCAAGCAAAAGTTACTCCAATTCATTTGGGTAAAAAAACACATGTATGGCACATTGATATTACAAATGAAGCAGGTAAAATGGTTTGTGTCAGTCGATTAACAATGATGATTCGAAAAGCTCGAATCTAG
- a CDS encoding CAP domain-containing protein produces the protein MIFFYSLIILAFCSVSSWAQTATSKLEVGRLSEPLLEALILEKVNTHRQEKSLGELQNEATLAKAAANHSSYQGSIKELTHEQRNASLKTPALRVAKFGGNFNLVGENVALVPLGVESTYASIAEDFFQAWKNSPPHYKNMISPDYKNSGIRFRFGKDSKTKTPIIYATHVFAGLKARFFSDVITPSDNYGVLPYNETCNYYKKTNAIAEVLANFVVVKKDSVYLHYHNLKHIQQYFLTNENDGFTIDIVERKQFPCDASNLISSTGAYQGVPMPPKFRDELLLNNPMQAQNKFLAFLGVLPEGLVDNYQLNVVSIRENCACTNSSYLEVPVNDIPLVKILPVWHTTFKVNKLDYEEQITEVQFGQGKSDLNHSEIAQIKQLIQNYQKNIQRIHIFATSSVEGNSDKNEQLGIDRAMHIQQIFEQAGYPSDIINYHTLERWDLFRQQVKGTPFAFLLEMTNAQIQQRLNTDQELFNKVEYLLAQQRKTQITLKIATEEKFATIPYNEQELLIDFERLLENKELEAALEIQSQMVYAFVNDKLKKSTLLATKIPLEKEYIPMLSNQIAVELFFGDYIPHSVLVPNWGDPFFSVDQAFLDKLVQLVQLSETDLPLQYNLSAFAIKYMRYTRASIMDAAQLYEKILGFSDSNIYGKFSTWNQIEIERLKLNFHLAAADYFYQKFEYEKRDNSLKYVRKHYANQDLKIDEALYLATYFNQNYRFTWAIDLLKNSLKEAPNHEDTYFTYVQTSTLLQDFNQALDTSYLEDIAKALEMNANRCCTWMNTNYQLMQNPQFKAIYCQNCLEEK, from the coding sequence ATGATTTTTTTTTATAGCTTAATAATTCTTGCCTTTTGTTCTGTTTCCAGCTGGGCACAAACAGCCACATCTAAATTAGAAGTAGGGCGTCTTTCTGAACCTTTGTTAGAAGCATTGATTCTTGAAAAAGTCAATACACATCGTCAGGAGAAAAGTCTAGGAGAATTACAAAATGAAGCAACACTTGCCAAAGCAGCTGCTAATCACTCTTCTTATCAAGGAAGCATCAAAGAATTAACACACGAACAGCGGAATGCTAGTCTGAAAACTCCCGCTTTGAGGGTTGCTAAATTTGGTGGCAACTTTAATTTAGTTGGTGAAAATGTTGCTTTGGTTCCTTTGGGTGTAGAAAGCACCTATGCCAGTATAGCAGAAGATTTTTTTCAAGCTTGGAAAAACTCACCACCGCATTATAAGAATATGATTAGCCCAGATTATAAGAACTCTGGCATTCGTTTTCGGTTTGGGAAAGATTCCAAAACTAAAACACCAATCATTTATGCAACTCATGTATTTGCTGGATTAAAAGCTCGCTTCTTTTCTGATGTCATTACTCCTAGTGATAATTATGGTGTATTGCCCTATAACGAGACGTGTAATTATTACAAAAAAACCAATGCCATCGCCGAAGTCTTAGCAAATTTTGTTGTTGTCAAAAAAGACTCTGTCTATTTGCATTATCATAATTTAAAGCACATTCAACAATATTTTTTGACCAATGAAAACGATGGTTTTACAATCGACATTGTTGAACGCAAGCAATTTCCTTGCGACGCGAGTAACTTGATCAGTTCTACAGGGGCTTATCAAGGAGTTCCAATGCCTCCTAAATTTAGAGATGAGTTGTTGCTTAACAATCCTATGCAAGCACAGAACAAATTCTTAGCTTTTCTTGGCGTTCTTCCCGAAGGTTTGGTAGATAATTATCAATTAAATGTTGTTAGCATTCGAGAAAATTGTGCTTGTACCAATTCTAGCTATTTAGAAGTTCCTGTTAATGATATTCCCTTGGTCAAAATTCTTCCCGTTTGGCACACGACATTCAAGGTAAACAAATTGGACTACGAAGAACAAATCACAGAGGTTCAATTTGGTCAAGGAAAATCAGATTTAAATCATTCAGAAATAGCTCAAATAAAACAATTGATACAAAACTATCAAAAGAACATCCAACGCATACACATTTTTGCAACAAGTTCAGTTGAAGGCAATAGTGATAAAAACGAACAGTTGGGAATAGATAGAGCCATGCACATACAACAAATTTTTGAACAAGCAGGCTATCCTTCTGACATCATCAATTATCACACTTTAGAACGTTGGGATCTATTCCGTCAGCAAGTCAAAGGAACGCCTTTTGCCTTTCTTTTGGAAATGACCAATGCTCAAATTCAACAACGCCTTAATACAGATCAAGAGCTATTTAACAAAGTTGAATATCTATTGGCACAACAACGAAAAACTCAAATTACGCTAAAAATTGCTACCGAAGAAAAATTCGCAACAATCCCCTACAATGAACAAGAGTTATTAATAGACTTTGAACGCCTTTTGGAGAATAAGGAGTTAGAAGCAGCTTTGGAAATTCAGTCTCAAATGGTCTATGCTTTTGTCAATGATAAGCTAAAAAAATCAACGCTGTTGGCGACTAAAATTCCATTAGAAAAAGAGTATATTCCTATGCTCAGTAATCAAATTGCGGTAGAGTTATTCTTTGGGGATTATATTCCTCATTCTGTTTTGGTTCCCAATTGGGGCGATCCATTTTTTAGTGTTGATCAAGCTTTTTTGGACAAATTAGTTCAACTTGTTCAATTATCTGAAACAGATTTACCACTCCAATACAATTTAAGCGCTTTTGCTATCAAATACATGCGATACACACGAGCAAGTATTATGGATGCCGCACAACTTTACGAAAAAATATTGGGATTCTCTGATAGTAATATTTATGGGAAATTCAGTACTTGGAATCAAATAGAAATAGAACGTTTGAAATTAAATTTTCACTTAGCTGCTGCCGATTATTTTTATCAAAAATTTGAGTACGAAAAACGAGATAACTCTCTAAAATACGTTCGTAAACACTACGCTAATCAAGATTTAAAAATAGATGAGGCGCTTTATTTAGCTACTTATTTTAATCAAAATTATCGTTTTACTTGGGCAATTGATTTGCTCAAAAACAGCTTAAAAGAAGCACCGAATCACGAAGATACTTATTTTACCTATGTTCAAACATCGACTTTGTTACAGGATTTTAATCAAGCATTGGATACGTCTTATTTGGAAGACATAGCTAAAGCTCTAGAGATGAATGCTAATCGATGTTGTACTTGGATGAACACCAATTATCAACTAATGCAAAATCCTCAGTTCAAGGCAATTTACTGCCAAAATTGCCTTGAAGAGAAATAG